From the genome of Carassius gibelio isolate Cgi1373 ecotype wild population from Czech Republic chromosome B10, carGib1.2-hapl.c, whole genome shotgun sequence, one region includes:
- the LOC127965927 gene encoding rabphilin-3A-like isoform X2, translating to MYGRQMESTAGIEELTDEEKEIINSVLARAKMMEAMEQERIGRLVNRLDSMKRTACGDGDLRCLLCGQQFGLTGVSSVLCTECKKNMCTKCGVQSVSRSSPKWLCKICSEQKEMLKRSGAWFFKGLPQQILPAPLPISNHKELRTTSMPAPTNPPTNQESSGSSRPKTGESMQVTGREQQISETMPPKQDEDTVISQRALEETRGRQSMSRSTIQSNAVVEGQKREEPVMSSKPLASTFSTTPIQKDPMSRPEARAPPAIQTDARLPAANSVPASRQPPPPTAEDEEDANSYDSDDATTLGMLEFSLLYEEEKNELRCNIIKAKGLMPMDSNGLADPYVKLHLLPGASKSNKLRTKTIRTTLNPVWNETLVYHGITNEDMKKKTLRLSVSDEDKFGHNEFIGETRVVLKKLKLNQKKTFNVCLERAIPVRRTAGAGASRGMALYEEELKDDEEAEERGRILISLTYNSQQSRLIVGVVRCAHLAAMDSNGYSDPFVKIYLKPDMGKKAKNKTQIKKKTLNPEFNEEFSYEVKHAELAKKTLDVSVWDYDMGKSNDFIGGCQLGITAKGECLKHWYECLKNKDKKIERWHVLLNQNNIEADD from the exons ATGTACGGCAGGCAGATGGAGTCCACCGCTGGAATCGAGGAGCTGACGGACGAGGAGAAGGAAATTATAAACAGCGTGCTAGCGAGAGCCAAGATGATGGAGGCCATGGAGCAAGAGAGGATTGG GCGTCTGGTAAATCGCCTGGACAGCATGAAGCGGACGGCCTGCGGTGACGGTGACTTGCGTTGTTTACTCTGTGGCCAGCAGTTCGGCCTGACGGGCGTCAGCTCAGTCTTGTGCACAGAATGCAAAAAG AACATGTGCACTAAGTGTGGCGTTCAAAGCGTCAGTCGTTCCAGTCCAAAATGGCTGTGCAAAATCTGCAGTGAGCAGAAAGAG ATGCTGAAGCGGTCTGGTGCCTGGTTCTTCAAAGGTTTACCACAACAGATTTTACCCGCTCCTCTACCGATCTCTAATCATAAAGAGCTCAGAACCACCAGCATGCCAGCTCCAACCAATCCACCAACCAATCAAGAGTCTTCAGGATCTTCACGGCCAAAAACTGGAG AGAGCATGCAGGTCACCGGCAGAGAGCAGCAGATATCTG AAACGATGCCCCCTAAACAGGACGAGGATACTGTCATATCCCAAAGAGCCCTAGAAGAAACCAGAGGTAGACAGTCTATGAGCAGGAGCACAATTCAGTCCAACGCTGTTGTGGAAGGACAGAAGAGAGAAGAACCGGTGATGAGCTCCAAACCTCTAGCGTCAACCTTTTCCACAACTCCCATACAAAAAG ATCCAATGAGTCGACCGGAGGCCAGGGCACCACCTGCTATACAGACCGACGCACGTTTGCCAGCTGCCAACAGCGTTCCCGCTTCACGCCAGCCACCACCCCCCACCGCAGAGGATGAAGAGGACGCCAACAGCTATGACTCTGATGATGCCA CCACTCTGGGCATGTTGGAGTTCAGTCTGCTCTACGAGGAGGAGAAAAACGAACTGCGCTGCAATATAATCAAAGCAAAG GGTCTCATGCCCATGGACTCCAATGGCTTGGCTGATCCTTATGTGAAACTGCACTTGCTTCCAGGAGCCAGTAAG TCTAACAAGCTAAGAACAAAGACGATTCGAACCACCTTGAACCCCGTTTGGAACGAGACCCTTGTTTATCATGGCATCACTAATGAAGACATGAAGAAAAAGACTCTCAG GCTTTCTGTCAGTGATGAGGACAAGTTCGGCCATAATGAGTTTATCGGCGAGACGCGGGTGGTCTTGAAAAAACTGAAGCTGAACCAGAAGAAGACCTTCAATGTGTGTCTTGAGAGAGCGATTCCG GTGAGACGTACTGCTGGCGCAGGTGCATCTCGGGGCATGGCGCTCTATGAGGAGGAG ttgaaGGACGATGAAGAGGCAGAGGAGAGGGGACGTATCCTGATTTCTCTCACCTACAACAGCCAGCAGAGTCGTCTGATTGTGGGTGTAGTTCGATGTGCTCATCTGGCAGCAATGGACTCCAACGGCTATTCTGACCCCTTTGTAAAGAT TTACTTGAAGCCTGACATGGGAAAGAAAGCAAAGAATAAAACTCAGATCAAGAAAAAGACTCTTAACCCAGAGTTTAATGAG gAGTTTAGCTATGAAGTCAAGCATGCTGAACTGGCAAAGAAGACTTTGGATGTCTCTGTCTGGGATTATGACATGGGAAAATCTAATGATTTCATag GCGGCTGCCAGCTTGGTATCACAGCTAAAGGCGAATGTCTGAAGCACTGGTATGAATGTCTGAAGAACAAGGACAAGAAGATCGAACGCTGGCATGTTCTGTTGAATCAAAACAACATTGAGGCGGATGACTGA
- the LOC127965927 gene encoding rabphilin-3A-like isoform X3, which yields MLKRSGAWFFKGLPQQILPAPLPISNHKELRTTSMPAPTNPPTNQESSGSSRPKTGESMQVTGREQQISAETMPPKQDEDTVISQRALEETRGRQSMSRSTIQSNAVVEGQKREEPVMSSKPLASTFSTTPIQKDPMSRPEARAPPAIQTDARLPAANSVPASRQPPPPTAEDEEDANSYDSDDATTLGMLEFSLLYEEEKNELRCNIIKAKGLMPMDSNGLADPYVKLHLLPGASKSNKLRTKTIRTTLNPVWNETLVYHGITNEDMKKKTLRLSVSDEDKFGHNEFIGETRVVLKKLKLNQKKTFNVCLERAIPVRRTAGAGASRGMALYEEELKDDEEAEERGRILISLTYNSQQSRLIVGVVRCAHLAAMDSNGYSDPFVKIYLKPDMGKKAKNKTQIKKKTLNPEFNEEFSYEVKHAELAKKTLDVSVWDYDMGKSNDFIGGCQLGITAKGECLKHWYECLKNKDKKIERWHVLLNQNNIEADD from the exons ATGCTGAAGCGGTCTGGTGCCTGGTTCTTCAAAGGTTTACCACAACAGATTTTACCCGCTCCTCTACCGATCTCTAATCATAAAGAGCTCAGAACCACCAGCATGCCAGCTCCAACCAATCCACCAACCAATCAAGAGTCTTCAGGATCTTCACGGCCAAAAACTGGAG AGAGCATGCAGGTCACCGGCAGAGAGCAGCAGATATCTG CAGAAACGATGCCCCCTAAACAGGACGAGGATACTGTCATATCCCAAAGAGCCCTAGAAGAAACCAGAGGTAGACAGTCTATGAGCAGGAGCACAATTCAGTCCAACGCTGTTGTGGAAGGACAGAAGAGAGAAGAACCGGTGATGAGCTCCAAACCTCTAGCGTCAACCTTTTCCACAACTCCCATACAAAAAG ATCCAATGAGTCGACCGGAGGCCAGGGCACCACCTGCTATACAGACCGACGCACGTTTGCCAGCTGCCAACAGCGTTCCCGCTTCACGCCAGCCACCACCCCCCACCGCAGAGGATGAAGAGGACGCCAACAGCTATGACTCTGATGATGCCA CCACTCTGGGCATGTTGGAGTTCAGTCTGCTCTACGAGGAGGAGAAAAACGAACTGCGCTGCAATATAATCAAAGCAAAG GGTCTCATGCCCATGGACTCCAATGGCTTGGCTGATCCTTATGTGAAACTGCACTTGCTTCCAGGAGCCAGTAAG TCTAACAAGCTAAGAACAAAGACGATTCGAACCACCTTGAACCCCGTTTGGAACGAGACCCTTGTTTATCATGGCATCACTAATGAAGACATGAAGAAAAAGACTCTCAG GCTTTCTGTCAGTGATGAGGACAAGTTCGGCCATAATGAGTTTATCGGCGAGACGCGGGTGGTCTTGAAAAAACTGAAGCTGAACCAGAAGAAGACCTTCAATGTGTGTCTTGAGAGAGCGATTCCG GTGAGACGTACTGCTGGCGCAGGTGCATCTCGGGGCATGGCGCTCTATGAGGAGGAG ttgaaGGACGATGAAGAGGCAGAGGAGAGGGGACGTATCCTGATTTCTCTCACCTACAACAGCCAGCAGAGTCGTCTGATTGTGGGTGTAGTTCGATGTGCTCATCTGGCAGCAATGGACTCCAACGGCTATTCTGACCCCTTTGTAAAGAT TTACTTGAAGCCTGACATGGGAAAGAAAGCAAAGAATAAAACTCAGATCAAGAAAAAGACTCTTAACCCAGAGTTTAATGAG gAGTTTAGCTATGAAGTCAAGCATGCTGAACTGGCAAAGAAGACTTTGGATGTCTCTGTCTGGGATTATGACATGGGAAAATCTAATGATTTCATag GCGGCTGCCAGCTTGGTATCACAGCTAAAGGCGAATGTCTGAAGCACTGGTATGAATGTCTGAAGAACAAGGACAAGAAGATCGAACGCTGGCATGTTCTGTTGAATCAAAACAACATTGAGGCGGATGACTGA
- the LOC127965927 gene encoding rabphilin-3A-like isoform X1: MYGRQMESTAGIEELTDEEKEIINSVLARAKMMEAMEQERIGRLVNRLDSMKRTACGDGDLRCLLCGQQFGLTGVSSVLCTECKKNMCTKCGVQSVSRSSPKWLCKICSEQKEMLKRSGAWFFKGLPQQILPAPLPISNHKELRTTSMPAPTNPPTNQESSGSSRPKTGESMQVTGREQQISAETMPPKQDEDTVISQRALEETRGRQSMSRSTIQSNAVVEGQKREEPVMSSKPLASTFSTTPIQKDPMSRPEARAPPAIQTDARLPAANSVPASRQPPPPTAEDEEDANSYDSDDATTLGMLEFSLLYEEEKNELRCNIIKAKGLMPMDSNGLADPYVKLHLLPGASKSNKLRTKTIRTTLNPVWNETLVYHGITNEDMKKKTLRLSVSDEDKFGHNEFIGETRVVLKKLKLNQKKTFNVCLERAIPVRRTAGAGASRGMALYEEELKDDEEAEERGRILISLTYNSQQSRLIVGVVRCAHLAAMDSNGYSDPFVKIYLKPDMGKKAKNKTQIKKKTLNPEFNEEFSYEVKHAELAKKTLDVSVWDYDMGKSNDFIGGCQLGITAKGECLKHWYECLKNKDKKIERWHVLLNQNNIEADD, encoded by the exons ATGTACGGCAGGCAGATGGAGTCCACCGCTGGAATCGAGGAGCTGACGGACGAGGAGAAGGAAATTATAAACAGCGTGCTAGCGAGAGCCAAGATGATGGAGGCCATGGAGCAAGAGAGGATTGG GCGTCTGGTAAATCGCCTGGACAGCATGAAGCGGACGGCCTGCGGTGACGGTGACTTGCGTTGTTTACTCTGTGGCCAGCAGTTCGGCCTGACGGGCGTCAGCTCAGTCTTGTGCACAGAATGCAAAAAG AACATGTGCACTAAGTGTGGCGTTCAAAGCGTCAGTCGTTCCAGTCCAAAATGGCTGTGCAAAATCTGCAGTGAGCAGAAAGAG ATGCTGAAGCGGTCTGGTGCCTGGTTCTTCAAAGGTTTACCACAACAGATTTTACCCGCTCCTCTACCGATCTCTAATCATAAAGAGCTCAGAACCACCAGCATGCCAGCTCCAACCAATCCACCAACCAATCAAGAGTCTTCAGGATCTTCACGGCCAAAAACTGGAG AGAGCATGCAGGTCACCGGCAGAGAGCAGCAGATATCTG CAGAAACGATGCCCCCTAAACAGGACGAGGATACTGTCATATCCCAAAGAGCCCTAGAAGAAACCAGAGGTAGACAGTCTATGAGCAGGAGCACAATTCAGTCCAACGCTGTTGTGGAAGGACAGAAGAGAGAAGAACCGGTGATGAGCTCCAAACCTCTAGCGTCAACCTTTTCCACAACTCCCATACAAAAAG ATCCAATGAGTCGACCGGAGGCCAGGGCACCACCTGCTATACAGACCGACGCACGTTTGCCAGCTGCCAACAGCGTTCCCGCTTCACGCCAGCCACCACCCCCCACCGCAGAGGATGAAGAGGACGCCAACAGCTATGACTCTGATGATGCCA CCACTCTGGGCATGTTGGAGTTCAGTCTGCTCTACGAGGAGGAGAAAAACGAACTGCGCTGCAATATAATCAAAGCAAAG GGTCTCATGCCCATGGACTCCAATGGCTTGGCTGATCCTTATGTGAAACTGCACTTGCTTCCAGGAGCCAGTAAG TCTAACAAGCTAAGAACAAAGACGATTCGAACCACCTTGAACCCCGTTTGGAACGAGACCCTTGTTTATCATGGCATCACTAATGAAGACATGAAGAAAAAGACTCTCAG GCTTTCTGTCAGTGATGAGGACAAGTTCGGCCATAATGAGTTTATCGGCGAGACGCGGGTGGTCTTGAAAAAACTGAAGCTGAACCAGAAGAAGACCTTCAATGTGTGTCTTGAGAGAGCGATTCCG GTGAGACGTACTGCTGGCGCAGGTGCATCTCGGGGCATGGCGCTCTATGAGGAGGAG ttgaaGGACGATGAAGAGGCAGAGGAGAGGGGACGTATCCTGATTTCTCTCACCTACAACAGCCAGCAGAGTCGTCTGATTGTGGGTGTAGTTCGATGTGCTCATCTGGCAGCAATGGACTCCAACGGCTATTCTGACCCCTTTGTAAAGAT TTACTTGAAGCCTGACATGGGAAAGAAAGCAAAGAATAAAACTCAGATCAAGAAAAAGACTCTTAACCCAGAGTTTAATGAG gAGTTTAGCTATGAAGTCAAGCATGCTGAACTGGCAAAGAAGACTTTGGATGTCTCTGTCTGGGATTATGACATGGGAAAATCTAATGATTTCATag GCGGCTGCCAGCTTGGTATCACAGCTAAAGGCGAATGTCTGAAGCACTGGTATGAATGTCTGAAGAACAAGGACAAGAAGATCGAACGCTGGCATGTTCTGTTGAATCAAAACAACATTGAGGCGGATGACTGA